The following are encoded together in the Babylonia areolata isolate BAREFJ2019XMU chromosome 30, ASM4173473v1, whole genome shotgun sequence genome:
- the LOC143275263 gene encoding uncharacterized protein LOC143275263, whose protein sequence is MAAAGNNLSAEGAYPGYAPSYPHYLLGQQTPQAPGVEYSPYKQSHDPSDPGLQYAAQQGKASPPSGAMSYGTGKMSPPTDLMGYGVGGGVGAGGKVSTQGEMMGYGGGGGGGGGGRGGQVSPSQAEALHGAGYAGQAGGTPPPPQPPHSENGALQYRHMSPPTPITTTTAAITSEALEMNPAHLQQQQQQPPPPPLIPASSSTSSTPLPPPLTLPHHHPQGAGGGVLTNPTASIPAPGPTTTTTSSSSSSSSKNNDANRVKRPMNAFMVWSRGQRRKMAQENPKMHNSEISKRLGAEWKLLSDAEKRPFIDEAKRLRAVHMKNFPDYKYRPRRKPNKVAPKKDKFMLPGLSSAIAQGMRDPAAAAMYQSHVNGGYNVNGYHAAAAAAMMAADPSAYHHHHQQQQQLNLGQYGYMPHVQNQMAAANPYMNPASYSSAMAHHMAAYPQLPQQSPPSNPHSPDGIKREAQAGGMMGGGGGGGGGGGGGPRADLNMINMYLSSEAVGGSEQAALLAHHQRLQQQQHHQHQQQHQQQQAHYAAAAAAAACRRRRRRRGGSPVGGWLHPYLPHVPVQPVTSLRCPDVTALSSRPDVTALTAGPSQAIEFESTLILLMSSSLPRQVTGR, encoded by the exons ATGGCAGCGGCAGGCAACAACCTGTCAGCGGAGGGCGCCTACCCGGGGTACGCCCCCAGCTACCCGCACTACCTGTTGGGCCAGCAGACCCCCCAGGCCCCGGGGGTGGAGTACTCCCCGTACAAGCAGAGCCACGACCCCAGCGACCCCGGCCTGCAGTACGCCGCCCAGCAGGGGAAAGCGTCGCCGCCGTCGGGCGCCATGTCCTACGGCACCGGCAAGATGTCGCCCCCGACGGACCTGATGGGGtatggagtagggggtggggtcggggcaGGAGGGAAGGTGTCCACCCAGGGTGAGATGATGGggtatggaggtggtggtggtggtggtggtggtggtaggggagggcAGGTGTCCCCCTCACAGGCGGAGGCCCTGCATGGGGCAGGGTACGCCGGGCAGGCCGGGGGGACACCGCCGCCGCCCCAGCCCCCGCACTCGGAGAACGGTGCCCTGCAGTACCGCCACATGTCCCCGCCCACGCCCATCACGACTACCACCGCCGCCATCACCAGCGAAGCTCTGGAGATGAACCCTGCtcacctgcagcagcagcagcagcagccgcctcctccaccccttatccccgcctcctcctccaccagcagcacgcccctcccccccccgctcaccctgccccaccaccaccctcagggTGCCG GGGGGGGCGTCCTCACCAACCCCACCGCCTCCATCCCCGCCCCCggccctaccaccaccaccacctcctcctcgtcgtcgtcttcctccaaGAACAACGACGCCAACCGGGTGAAGCGTCCCATGAACGCTTTCATGGTGTGGTCCCGGGGTCAGCGCCGCAAGATGGCCCAGGAGAACCCCAAGATGCACAACTCGGAGATCTCCAAGCGGCTGGGCGCGGAGTGGAAGCTGCTCTCGGACGCGGAGAAGCGGCCTTTCATCGACGAGGCGAAGCGGCTGCGCGCGGTGCACATGAAGAACTTCCCGGACTACAAGTACCGCCCGCGCCGCAAGCCCAACAAGGTGGCGCCCAAGAAGGACAAGTTCATGCTGCCGGGGCTGAGCTCGGCCATCGCGCAGGGCATGCGCGACCCGGCGGCGGCCGCCATGTACCAGAGCCACGTGAACGGGGGCTACAACGTGAACGGCTACcacgccgccgccgccgccgccatgaTGGCCGCCGACCCCAgcgcctaccaccaccaccaccagcagcagcagcagctcaacCTGGGCCAGTACGGCTACATGCCGCACGTGCAGAACCAGATGGCGGCGGCCAACCCTTACATGAACCCGGCCTCGTACTCCTCCGCCATGGCCCACCACATGGCCGCCTACCCGCAGCTGCCGCAGCAGTCCCCGccctccaacccccactccccggaCGGCATCAAGCGGGAGGCTCAGGCTGGGGGGATGatgggcggcggcggcggcggcggcggcggaggcGGAGGCGGCCCCCGGGCGGACCTCAACATGATTAATATGTACCTGAGCTCCGAGGCCGTGGGAGGCTCCGAGCAGGCGGCGCTCCTCGCCCATCACCAGCgtttacagcagcagcagcaccaccagcaccagcagcagcaccagcagcagcaggctCACTATGCAGCTGCTGCAGCTGCCGCAGCCTGccgccggaggaggaggaggaggggggggtcacCTGTCGGAGGATggctccacccctacctcccacatGTCCCTGTCCAGCCTGTGACCTCACTTCGCTGCCCTGACGTCACCGCCCTGTCGTCCCGCCCTGACGTCACCGCCCTGAC